From the Drechmeria coniospora strain ARSEF 6962 chromosome 02, whole genome shotgun sequence genome, the window AAAAAAGTGAGGTTGTAGAGACGACGCGTCTGCACACTGACGCCTGCACCTCCATTAAAGACGTCGAGCTGCCTCGTAGCGCACTAATAGTACCTGTACCTTGGTCCTTGGtaggagcacggagtacgtctacatgtacttaatactgtattactgtgcaagtaagtaccttaTTGGTAGCCTAAGGTCCCTCCAAACTGATGGTCGACCGCTAGCTGTGGAGGCTCCGACCTCGCCAATAGGTACCTGAACGTGCTGAGTatactacttaagtactgtaattaatagcggagtacggagtacagaagGACTTGTTGCTCCAATCAATGAGTACCCGCTAGGTGATGGCAGTGGGGTGGGAGTGGACAAGTGgaagtactaggtacttaagtaattgcttgtactgtacaggtagaGTACGGCGtatataagtacagtagtacggagtacgtaagtactgtatgtgcaGGCATTCAATCGTACTAGCGCCAGCataccagtacttgtacatgtactccgtacagagtaagtacttcgttgcacagtgcagtacatgtactccgtaagtaattaagtacGTTAGTATTTGTACTTCCGCCAGTCGCTGCGGTCATGTCAACAACGTCACGGTCGCCGCAGTGACGCGGTGCCATGTGCATCGTCGTGCCTCGAAGCTTCAACGTCCACCAAAAAGCGCTCCCGAGCCGTTGAAGCACCCAGCTCCCATGGGAATCAAAGGGTATGCCCATCCCTCGCACTTCAACCAACGTCACCCTCCCAGCAGGCTGACAGGACACGCACGGTAGAATCTATGGCGAGCTTGGACCTGGACAGAGAGTCTCTCTCGCCAAGCTCGCGGCTGATGCTCTCAAGAACGACCACAAACCATTTCGCCTAGCGATTGACATTGCCATCTGGCAGTTCCAGACGCAAGCCGCACGAGGTTCGTCCTCCTTCGTGTCTGTCAGCTGTTCCATCATGCCAGGAGCTAACGAAAGCTAGGCGGCACCAATCCTGCCATCCGCACGCTCTTCTACCGCCTTGTTCGACTATTGGCCACCTCAATCACGCCCATATTCGTCTTCGACGGACCGAACAAGCCCGCATTGAAGCGGAACAAACGATCGGGAAGAGGGGATGGCGTTGCCACGGCACAGGCGAAGCGACTGATTCGATTATTTGGCTTTTCCTACCATGACGCCCCGGGAGAGGCCGAAGCCGAATGCGCACTCCTGCAGAAGcaaggcatcgtcgacgccgtcctcaGCGAAGACGTCGACACCATCATGTTTGGCTGCACAAGAACGCTCCGAAATTGGTCTGCCGAAGGGACGACCTCCAAGACGCCGACGCACGTCTCCTTGTACGACGTGAACGACCCGGCCATTGCCAACATCGGCCTGGGACGGGAAGGAATGGTACTCGTTGCTCTCATGAGCGGTGGCGATTATTTGCCGGACGGCATCCCCGGCTGCGGCGTCAAAGTAGCGTGCGAAGCTGCCCAAGCGGGCTACGGCAAGTCCGTATGCAGCTTGAAGACATCGGACGAAGCCGGTCTTCACGCCTGGAGGCAGTCGCTGATGCACGAGCTCAAAACGAACGAAAAGGGTTACTTTCGCACGAAGCACAAGGCCTTGGCGATACCCGAAGACTTTCCCAACCTCGAGGTTCTGCGCTTCTACACACATCCTGCCGTATCACAACAGGCCAAACTCGACGCTGTGCGACAGAAACTGGAGAGAAAACGCGAGATACAGCTCGAAGACTTGCGTGAGTTCACAAGAGAAACCTTCGACTGGGACTTTCGGATAGGTGCCATCAAGTTCATTCGAGTCCTCGGCCACGCCCTGCTCGTGCAGAAGCTGCTCCAGGGGCAGGAGGAGGGCCTACACCTCATACAGCGAATTTcgggccgacggcagcacaTTACGACACAAGGCACCTCGGAGCTGCGTGTTTCCTACATTCCACAGGACGTCGTCCCGATCGACCTGTCGCGAGAAGTGGACGAGGATGTCAGCTACGGACGCGATGGGCTAGCGTTAAACAGCGACAATGAATTCGAGGCTGGCTCCAACGCCATGGATCCTGCCGAAGAAGCCAAGACGATATCCGGCAAGGTATTCGACGTTGCAAAGCCAGAGCTCGCCTGGGTACTCGAGGATGTTGTAAGGCAGTACGCATCAGAGGCCGTCAAAACCTGGGAGGAATCGGAGGCAGCCAAGGTCAGCCGAAGGTCGCCGACGAAAAAGGCCAGCGGAGGGCGGTCGAGAAAAGCAGTCAGCGTGCCTGCTGCCGGAACTCTTGACGGCTTCGTTCGGACTACCAAGCTCCAATCCACGGCAGACAAGGGGGTTGGCAAGGACCTGGGAGAAAGCGCCGGCGCGAACCGTTCTCAGCCCCCGAAATCCAATATACTCCGCATACCCCGACCGATCCCGTCGAGGCAAATGAGTaagccatcctcgcccttgGCGTCCAGTCCCGAAAGACCTACGACCAGTTGGACCACCGGGAGCTCACCGAGAACGCCTAGGCAACGAGGGCCCGCAGCTCAGCCAGAGGCGATTCTCATCTCGTCTAGTCCCGTCGCAGCGCCACCTTCGCCTCTCCCTCCCATGTCCGCATCCCCGACTGCTCAGTCCCGGCTCCGTCCTGCGACCAAGGGCAGGGATGATCAATCTAGTCCGCTTCATCCGGTTCACCCCTTGAGCAGAGAGTCTCCCAAGTCGAAAGCAAGCCATACTCGCAAGCAACGTGCAGCAGCGACCAAGAAGGCTGAAGCGGCCAAGAAACCGCAAGAATCGAGGTTCAAGCAACTGTCCATGGACATGTTTGCGACCCAGAGTCCTCGACCCCTTGAGCCTAGGAGCCAACCGATTtctccgccgacgagggccaaGCCTCCAGGACGCCGAGGGGACGATGAATGCGACGTAGTGGACATTACCGCCGTAGATGGCGAAACCCTCTCCGAAGGCCCGGGTTCGCCTGGCAAGCGGCGGTCCCAAGGTGACTCTCGGAGCCCTACCACGAGCGCGGCACACAGCCCGTGCCGGAAGAAGAAACTCCTCGTGCCGCATGTGTCGGCCGACGGGTTCTTCACGGAAGTGGAAGTGGACGAAGCAGAACGGGATGCGAGGATGACTCGTGGCGTACGAGCCGGCGTGGCAAGATACAGCGACGTGGCTCTGATAGATCTCACCGGCGGTGACTGAGCCGTCGTTTTTTTGGTATGCTAGAACCAGGACTGAATCGGGGAGTCCGATGCCGAATCCATGGCATCAGACGGCCGCTGGCGGTGTTGTCAACGGTGCACAAAACAGTACACAATACAATACACAATACCACATCGCCAGAAAGACTTTTCTGTCACTCTCGCGAGTGTTCATCGAAAGCCATGTTGGGTGATTATCAATTTTGAATTTTGAGGTTGGACGACTTTCGGTCCGTCAGTATATGTCTTGTCATGAAGACACGAAACATTTCCGTACGGATCTGTAAAATTGCACGCTGCAAATTCCCAAGCCAGATGGCGGCCATCTTATTTTCAACACCG encodes:
- a CDS encoding flap structure-specific endonuclease, which gives rise to MGIKGIYGELGPGQRVSLAKLAADALKNDHKPFRLAIDIAIWQFQTQAARGGTNPAIRTLFYRLVRLLATSITPIFVFDGPNKPALKRNKRSGRGDGVATAQAKRLIRLFGFSYHDAPGEAEAECALLQKQGIVDAVLSEDVDTIMFGCTRTLRNWSAEGTTSKTPTHVSLYDVNDPAIANIGLGREGMVLVALMSGGDYLPDGIPGCGVKVACEAAQAGYGKSVCSLKTSDEAGLHAWRQSLMHELKTNEKGYFRTKHKALAIPEDFPNLEVLRFYTHPAVSQQAKLDAVRQKLERKREIQLEDLREFTRETFDWDFRIGAIKFIRVLGHALLVQKLLQGQEEGLHLIQRISGRRQHITTQGTSELRVSYIPQDVVPIDLSREVDEDVSYGRDGLALNSDNEFEAGSNAMDPAEEAKTISGKVFDVAKPELAWVLEDVVRQYASEAVKTWEESEAAKVSRRSPTKKASGGRSRKAVSVPAAGTLDGFVRTTKLQSTADKGVGKDLGESAGANRSQPPKSNILRIPRPIPSRQMSKPSSPLASSPERPTTSWTTGSSPRTPRQRGPAAQPEAILISSSPVAAPPSPLPPMSASPTAQSRLRPATKGRDDQSSPLHPVHPLSRESPKSKASHTRKQRAAATKKAEAAKKPQESRFKQLSMDMFATQSPRPLEPRSQPISPPTRAKPPGRRGDDECDVVDITAVDGETLSEGPGSPGKRRSQGDSRSPTTSAAHSPCRKKKLLVPHVSADGFFTEVEVDEAERDARMTRGVRAGVARYSDVALIDLTGGD